One Meiothermus sp. CFH 77666 genomic window carries:
- a CDS encoding ribonuclease J, producing MNNNPPFSRPRGPRRRQERPKPRGPVILGKPNGAVEIVFLGGTGEIGKNITAIRYEDEMFIIDGGLAFPDARMLGVDIVIPRIDYLIQNKNLIKGWVLTHGHEDHIGALPYLFPQLPRVPVYGAKLTLGLVKGKLEEFGINPGEYHFKEVSPDDRISMGRYFQLDLFRMTHSIPDNFGMVIHTPIGKIVHTGDFKLDERPIDGKTSHLEKIAQAGDEGVLCLIADSTNGERPGITPSESEVAEELDKVIGAAKGRIFVTTFASHIHRIQSVVTAGEKYGRKIAVEGRSMLKYARIALELGYFQQKDRFYTLDEIKDLPDEQVLVITTGSQGQPEAVLARLAAGNHTKMAIQEGDTVILSSSPIPGNEEAVNTVINQLYALGAYVFYPPRYRVHASGHASHEELKTVLNLARPKFLLPWHGEIRHQINFKWLAQSIPQPPEKILIPENGRLIKLTTDNIEFDGKVPHGQLYVDGLGVGDITDEILEDRNHMAAEGVVIITALVSRDPLVEVISKGFVKAGERLLGEVRKMALDSLYKGVREKKRLEEIRDDIYYPVKKFIAKNTGRNPVILPIVIEG from the coding sequence ATGAATAACAACCCACCCTTTAGCCGTCCCAGGGGGCCGCGCAGGCGGCAAGAACGGCCCAAACCCAGGGGGCCGGTCATCCTGGGCAAACCCAATGGCGCCGTCGAAATTGTTTTTTTAGGCGGCACGGGTGAGATAGGCAAGAACATCACCGCCATTCGCTACGAAGATGAGATGTTCATCATTGACGGGGGCCTGGCTTTTCCGGACGCCCGCATGTTGGGCGTGGATATTGTAATTCCGCGCATTGACTACCTGATTCAAAACAAAAACCTGATCAAGGGCTGGGTGCTCACCCACGGCCACGAAGACCACATTGGCGCCCTCCCCTACCTATTCCCCCAGTTACCGCGGGTGCCAGTGTACGGAGCCAAGCTCACCCTGGGGCTGGTCAAGGGCAAGCTCGAGGAGTTCGGCATCAACCCCGGCGAGTACCACTTCAAAGAGGTCTCCCCGGATGACCGCATCTCCATGGGGCGCTATTTCCAGCTCGATTTATTCCGCATGACCCACTCCATTCCGGACAACTTTGGCATGGTAATCCACACCCCCATCGGCAAAATCGTGCATACCGGCGATTTCAAGCTCGATGAGCGCCCCATTGACGGTAAGACCTCTCATCTGGAAAAAATCGCCCAGGCCGGTGATGAGGGCGTATTATGCCTGATTGCCGACTCCACCAACGGCGAGCGCCCCGGCATCACCCCCAGTGAATCCGAGGTGGCCGAGGAACTCGATAAGGTTATTGGAGCCGCCAAGGGCCGCATCTTTGTGACCACCTTTGCTTCGCACATTCACCGCATTCAGTCGGTGGTTACGGCTGGCGAGAAGTATGGGCGCAAGATTGCGGTGGAAGGGCGCTCGATGCTCAAATACGCCCGGATTGCCCTCGAGCTGGGCTACTTTCAGCAAAAAGACCGCTTCTATACCCTCGACGAAATCAAGGATCTGCCCGACGAGCAGGTGCTGGTCATCACCACCGGTTCGCAGGGCCAACCTGAAGCCGTACTGGCCCGCCTGGCGGCTGGCAACCATACCAAAATGGCCATCCAGGAGGGCGATACTGTTATCCTGAGCAGCAGCCCCATCCCCGGCAACGAAGAGGCGGTCAACACCGTCATCAACCAGCTCTATGCCCTGGGGGCCTATGTTTTCTACCCCCCCCGTTACCGCGTGCATGCTTCGGGCCATGCCAGCCACGAGGAACTTAAAACCGTGCTCAACCTGGCCCGGCCCAAGTTCTTGCTACCCTGGCACGGTGAAATCCGTCACCAGATTAACTTCAAATGGCTGGCCCAGAGCATCCCTCAGCCACCCGAAAAAATCCTGATTCCCGAGAACGGGCGTCTGATCAAGCTCACGACCGACAACATCGAGTTCGACGGTAAGGTACCCCACGGCCAGCTCTACGTGGACGGCCTGGGCGTGGGCGACATCACCGATGAAATCCTGGAGGATCGCAACCACATGGCCGCCGAAGGGGTGGTCATCATCACCGCGCTGGTGAGTCGCGATCCGCTGGTCGAGGTGATTTCCAAGGGCTTCGTGAAGGCGGGCGAGCGCTTGCTGGGCGAGGTACGCAAGATGGCCCTGGACTCCCTGTACAAAGGGGTGCGCGAGAAGAAGCGGCTCGAGGAAATCCGCGATGACATCTACTACCCGGTCAAGAAATTCATCGCCAAGAACACCGGGCGTAACCCGGTTATTCTGCCCATCGTGATTGAAGGCTAG
- the pnp gene encoding polyribonucleotide nucleotidyltransferase has product MNEENPIPQGKRYSVDVGGRTLTIETGKYAKHVSGSVWVSYGETVVMATAQASDAPIQADFLPLTVEFEERHYAVGRIPGSFMRREGRPGEKAILSARLTDRPIRPLFPKGFRHEVQVLITVLSADQENTPDILGPIAASAALMLSDIPWEGPIASVRVGLQEGRLVLNPIAQEDSQLDLVVAGSKDAIIMVEAGAKEVSEDQLVQALEFAHRAMQPILELQERMRAELGKEKFAHVPPAKLDAETQAALYQRALEKGLSSVLQTASKGERSAALEAFSEALLDEFVPSKEDGTVDLERRKLVAEAFDEVVRQELRRLVLQENKRADGRTPQQVRPIWIESNVLPKPHGSAIFSRGETQVLGVVTLGTGRDAQLVDDLGIETEDPFLVHYNFPPYSTGEVKRLRGVSRREVGHGNLAKRGLRAVLPSQEEFPYTIRVVGDVLESNGSSSMATVCAGCLALLDAGVPLKKHVAGVAMGLVKEGDQAVVLTDILGLEDALGDMDFKVTGTRDGVTALQMDIKIKGLTPEIMRAALYQAREARLHILSLMEQAVPTHRAEMKPQVPRILTLKINPEKIGGIIGPGGKNIRALEELGVEIDIEQDGTIRLYSTNAAAAEEAKARILGQTAEAKVGEIYEGTVTRITNFGAFIEILPGKDGLLHISQLAQGRVGKVEDVLKLGDKLKVKVNSIDEQGRVDLVRPELEGLVAPRKPPVKR; this is encoded by the coding sequence ATGAACGAGGAAAACCCAATACCCCAAGGAAAGCGCTACAGCGTGGACGTGGGGGGTCGCACCCTGACCATTGAGACCGGGAAGTATGCCAAGCATGTGTCCGGCTCGGTCTGGGTCAGCTATGGCGAGACGGTAGTAATGGCCACAGCCCAGGCCTCCGATGCCCCCATCCAAGCCGACTTCTTGCCTCTAACCGTGGAGTTCGAAGAGCGGCACTATGCAGTCGGGCGCATTCCCGGCAGCTTCATGCGACGCGAGGGGCGGCCTGGCGAGAAGGCCATTCTCTCGGCCCGCCTTACAGACCGACCCATCCGCCCCCTCTTCCCCAAGGGGTTTCGGCATGAGGTGCAGGTACTCATAACCGTGCTCTCCGCTGACCAGGAAAATACCCCCGATATTCTGGGGCCCATTGCCGCCAGCGCAGCCCTGATGCTCTCGGACATCCCCTGGGAAGGCCCGATTGCCTCGGTACGGGTGGGCTTGCAGGAAGGCCGCCTGGTTCTGAACCCCATAGCCCAGGAGGACAGCCAGCTTGACCTGGTAGTGGCAGGCTCCAAGGATGCCATCATCATGGTAGAGGCCGGAGCCAAAGAGGTCTCAGAGGATCAGCTGGTGCAGGCCCTCGAGTTCGCCCACCGGGCCATGCAGCCCATCCTGGAGCTTCAGGAACGGATGCGGGCCGAGCTGGGCAAGGAAAAGTTTGCCCATGTGCCCCCTGCCAAACTCGATGCCGAAACCCAGGCTGCCCTTTACCAGCGGGCCCTGGAGAAAGGGCTCTCGAGCGTCCTGCAAACCGCCTCCAAGGGTGAACGCTCGGCAGCCCTGGAAGCCTTCAGCGAGGCTCTACTGGACGAGTTTGTGCCCAGCAAGGAAGACGGCACAGTAGATCTGGAGCGGCGCAAGCTGGTGGCAGAGGCTTTCGACGAGGTGGTCAGGCAGGAGCTGCGCCGCCTGGTGTTGCAGGAAAACAAGCGGGCCGACGGACGCACCCCCCAGCAGGTGCGGCCCATCTGGATCGAGAGCAATGTGCTGCCCAAACCTCACGGCTCGGCCATTTTTAGCCGGGGCGAGACCCAGGTGCTGGGCGTGGTCACCCTGGGCACCGGGCGGGACGCCCAGCTCGTAGACGACCTGGGCATCGAGACCGAAGACCCCTTTCTGGTACACTACAACTTTCCACCCTACTCCACCGGCGAGGTCAAGCGCCTGCGCGGGGTGAGCCGCCGTGAGGTGGGCCACGGCAACCTGGCCAAACGGGGGCTTCGGGCCGTGCTGCCCTCTCAGGAGGAGTTTCCCTATACCATCCGGGTGGTGGGGGATGTGCTCGAGTCCAACGGCTCCTCCAGCATGGCTACGGTGTGTGCGGGCTGTCTGGCCCTGCTGGATGCGGGCGTACCGCTCAAAAAGCACGTGGCCGGGGTAGCCATGGGCCTGGTCAAGGAGGGCGACCAGGCGGTGGTGCTGACCGATATTCTGGGCCTCGAGGATGCCCTGGGGGATATGGACTTCAAGGTAACCGGCACCCGTGACGGGGTGACCGCCCTGCAAATGGACATCAAGATCAAAGGGCTCACCCCCGAAATCATGCGGGCCGCGCTGTATCAGGCCCGCGAGGCCCGGCTGCACATCCTGAGCCTGATGGAGCAGGCCGTGCCCACCCACCGCGCCGAGATGAAACCCCAGGTACCGCGCATCCTGACCTTGAAGATTAATCCTGAAAAGATTGGCGGCATCATTGGACCGGGGGGTAAGAACATCCGTGCCCTCGAGGAGCTCGGGGTGGAGATTGACATCGAGCAGGACGGCACCATCCGCCTCTACAGCACCAACGCCGCCGCTGCCGAGGAGGCCAAAGCCCGCATCCTGGGACAGACTGCCGAGGCCAAAGTGGGCGAAATTTACGAGGGCACCGTCACGCGCATCACCAACTTTGGCGCCTTCATCGAGATTCTGCCGGGCAAGGACGGGCTATTGCACATCAGCCAGCTCGCCCAGGGGCGGGTCGGGAAGGTCGAAGACGTGCTCAAGCTCGGCGATAAGCTCAAGGTCAAGGTCAACAGCATCGATGAGCAAGGCCGGGTGGATCTGGTTCGCCCGGAGCTCGAGGGCCTGGTGGCTCCCCGCAAGCCGCCGGTCAAGCGCTAG
- the rpsO gene encoding 30S ribosomal protein S15, with protein MPFTKEEKASVIEKHAHKAGDTGSTEVQVALLTERINRLSSHLNVNNKDVAAKRGLLGLVGQRKRLLSYLEKKDKARYKALIEKLGLRK; from the coding sequence ATGCCCTTTACCAAAGAAGAAAAAGCCAGCGTAATCGAGAAGCACGCCCATAAAGCCGGTGACACCGGCTCCACCGAGGTGCAAGTAGCCCTTCTAACCGAGCGCATCAACCGCCTTTCTTCCCATCTGAACGTTAACAACAAAGACGTTGCAGCCAAGCGCGGTCTGCTGGGCCTGGTTGGGCAGCGCAAGCGATTGCTGAGCTATCTGGAAAAAAAGGACAAGGCCCGCTACAAGGCTTTGATTGAAAAGCTTGGGCTGCGCAAATAA
- a CDS encoding MFS transporter produces MKKLPREVYILGAVSLFTDIASEMVYPLLPLFLTGVLGASTTVVGLVEGIAEATASLFKVIGGRISDRMAARKPLILLGYGFPALLRPVLALAVAPWQVLAYRFLDRVGKGLRTAPRDALIAEVAHQDSYGRAYGLHRAMDSLGATLGPLLAFLLLPLLDFRGVFWVSAIPAILATLIILLFLREKRGLAKPLPPLRISAFSSQYRWFLLVTGVATLGLSSNAFLILRLTDLGLGAAQATLVYTGYNLLYALMSYPLGSLADRVGARRLVLLGFATYAMVYLGFGLSAAAWQGIVLFLLYALYSAAFEGSSRAYLAQIIPATEKASAIGLYHTLVGLLLFPASALFGFLWQHFGASTAFFTGAALALMALFLLSLDPTQKRSYTP; encoded by the coding sequence ATGAAGAAGTTACCCCGTGAAGTTTACATTCTGGGTGCGGTCAGCCTCTTTACTGACATTGCCTCGGAGATGGTTTATCCGCTCCTGCCGCTATTCCTGACCGGGGTACTGGGGGCTTCAACGACGGTGGTGGGCCTGGTAGAGGGCATTGCAGAAGCCACGGCCAGTCTGTTCAAAGTGATCGGGGGGCGTATCTCAGATCGTATGGCGGCCCGAAAGCCACTAATTTTGCTAGGATATGGCTTTCCGGCTTTGCTCAGACCCGTGCTGGCTCTGGCGGTAGCCCCCTGGCAGGTTTTGGCTTACCGGTTTCTGGATCGGGTTGGCAAGGGGCTTCGTACTGCACCCAGGGACGCCCTTATTGCAGAGGTAGCCCACCAGGACAGCTACGGACGGGCCTACGGGCTCCACCGGGCTATGGATAGCCTGGGAGCTACCCTTGGGCCGCTCCTGGCCTTCTTGCTTTTGCCCTTGCTGGACTTTCGCGGGGTGTTCTGGGTCTCGGCTATTCCTGCAATCCTGGCTACCCTGATCATCCTCCTCTTTTTGCGGGAAAAGCGCGGCCTGGCCAAACCTCTGCCTCCCCTTCGCATATCGGCATTTTCGTCTCAATACCGCTGGTTCTTGCTGGTAACGGGGGTTGCTACGCTGGGGTTGTCTTCAAACGCTTTTTTGATTCTGCGCCTGACTGACCTGGGGTTGGGAGCTGCACAGGCCACGCTAGTCTACACAGGCTATAACCTGCTCTATGCCCTGATGTCTTATCCACTGGGATCTTTGGCAGACCGGGTAGGCGCGCGGCGTCTGGTGCTCTTGGGATTTGCCACCTACGCAATGGTTTACCTGGGGTTCGGACTCAGCGCTGCGGCCTGGCAGGGAATTGTCTTGTTTTTGCTGTATGCGCTTTACAGTGCTGCTTTCGAGGGCAGCAGCCGGGCTTATCTGGCACAAATCATCCCGGCTACCGAAAAAGCCAGTGCCATTGGGCTGTACCACACACTGGTTGGGCTGCTCCTGTTTCCGGCCAGCGCACTTTTTGGCTTTTTGTGGCAGCATTTTGGCGCCAGCACAGCTTTTTTTACGGGGGCAGCTTTGGCCTTAATGGCGCTATTCCTGCTTTCGCTTGACCCCACGCAGAAGCGTAGCTATACTCCTTAG
- a CDS encoding cbb3-type cytochrome c oxidase subunit I yields the protein MAVKSFPKIDVYAGAPEKKYALFMLMLGFVALMVGTLFGPLQAFNYGGLDLYPFLKPVFQNYYQGLTLHGVLNAIIFTQLFGQAIMVYLPARELGLKPNMTLAWVSFWMALIGLLVAALPLLGNAASVLYTFYPPLKAHWAFYVGAALFVLSSYVSIYLVLDMWSRWKKANPGKITPLATYMSVTYWLMWFLASLGLVVEALFLIAWSVGLVAGVDPLLMRTLFWYTGHPIVYFWLLPAYTLAYITLPKLAGGKLISDPLSRLVFVLFLIFSVPVGFHHQFADPGIAPYWKMIHTILTMFVAVPSLITAFTIAASLEVAGRANGGKGLFGWIGALPWNNPTVLAFLLGFLAFIPGGAGGMVNASFNLNQNIHNTVWIPGHFHLQVGTLVTMAAMGTAFWLIPHLTGKPLVARGMALASQWLWFLGMFIMTFALHWMGFLYAVPRRAHISGSPIAMEAFKESSAWMVLNIVAGVILLIAAILFFYVIYATALQSRRDPNQVMAEVPFTEVISKPEGSSLALLTERVWFWFGIAVVLVVLAYGPVLFQMFTNMNPVPGQRLW from the coding sequence ATGGCAGTCAAATCCTTTCCCAAGATCGATGTATACGCGGGGGCTCCCGAAAAGAAGTACGCCCTATTTATGCTGATGCTGGGCTTTGTAGCCCTGATGGTCGGCACCCTGTTTGGCCCCTTGCAGGCTTTCAACTACGGTGGGCTGGATTTATACCCTTTCCTCAAGCCGGTATTCCAAAACTACTACCAGGGTCTGACCCTGCATGGGGTTTTGAACGCAATCATTTTCACGCAATTATTTGGCCAGGCCATCATGGTCTATCTGCCCGCTCGAGAGCTAGGCCTCAAGCCCAATATGACCCTGGCCTGGGTCTCGTTCTGGATGGCTCTGATTGGGCTTCTGGTTGCCGCCCTGCCGTTGCTGGGCAATGCGGCCAGCGTGCTTTACACGTTTTATCCTCCCCTCAAGGCCCACTGGGCTTTTTATGTAGGCGCTGCTCTTTTTGTGCTTTCCAGCTACGTGAGCATTTATCTGGTTCTGGATATGTGGTCGCGCTGGAAAAAGGCCAACCCAGGCAAGATTACCCCGCTGGCCACCTACATGTCGGTTACTTACTGGCTAATGTGGTTCCTGGCCAGCCTGGGTCTGGTGGTGGAAGCCCTGTTTCTGATTGCCTGGTCGGTGGGCCTGGTGGCAGGGGTAGATCCGCTGCTGATGCGTACCCTGTTCTGGTACACCGGTCACCCAATTGTGTATTTCTGGCTCCTGCCAGCGTACACCCTGGCCTACATTACGCTACCCAAACTGGCGGGCGGTAAACTTATCTCCGACCCCCTATCCCGGCTGGTGTTCGTATTGTTCCTGATTTTCTCCGTACCTGTGGGATTCCACCACCAGTTCGCCGACCCCGGCATCGCCCCGTATTGGAAGATGATTCACACCATCCTAACCATGTTTGTGGCGGTTCCAAGCCTGATTACCGCCTTCACCATTGCGGCTTCTTTAGAAGTAGCAGGCCGGGCAAATGGCGGCAAAGGTCTTTTTGGCTGGATTGGAGCCCTTCCCTGGAACAACCCTACCGTGCTGGCCTTCCTGCTGGGCTTCCTGGCCTTCATTCCAGGAGGCGCGGGGGGCATGGTCAATGCCAGCTTCAACCTCAACCAGAACATCCACAACACGGTCTGGATTCCCGGTCACTTTCATTTGCAGGTGGGCACCCTGGTCACCATGGCGGCCATGGGTACGGCTTTCTGGCTGATTCCCCACCTGACCGGCAAACCACTGGTGGCCCGTGGCATGGCCCTGGCCTCGCAGTGGCTGTGGTTCCTGGGTATGTTCATCATGACCTTTGCCCTGCATTGGATGGGCTTCTTGTATGCCGTTCCTCGTCGAGCCCACATCTCGGGTAGCCCCATCGCCATGGAAGCCTTCAAGGAGAGCTCTGCCTGGATGGTTTTGAACATCGTGGCGGGGGTCATCCTCCTCATCGCAGCCATTCTGTTCTTCTACGTCATCTACGCGACCGCCTTGCAAAGCCGTCGTGACCCCAACCAGGTGATGGCCGAGGTGCCCTTTACCGAGGTCATCTCCAAGCCGGAAGGCAGCAGCCTGGCCTTGCTGACCGAGCGGGTCTGGTTCTGGTTTGGCATCGCTGTAGTGCTGGTGGTGCTGGCCTACGGTCCAGTACTCTTCCAGATGTTTACCAATATGAATCCGGTTCCAGGGCAACGGCTCTGGTAA
- a CDS encoding cupredoxin domain-containing protein produces MEQHEHIIERYERAWIFFGLAMITVFIILIGYMMLTMGNTNPVGAGRIDATKVRTEGDFANPRIEQVGNEYVAYVQAFSFGYLPMEMKLKAGKKVTFYITSPDVHHGFQVENTNINVQVIPGEIAKVSYTFAKPGEYRIICNEYCGIGHANMISKLIVEP; encoded by the coding sequence ATGGAGCAACACGAACACATCATCGAACGCTACGAACGGGCCTGGATTTTTTTCGGCCTGGCTATGATTACGGTCTTCATCATTTTGATTGGCTACATGATGCTGACCATGGGCAACACGAACCCGGTGGGTGCTGGCCGCATTGATGCCACCAAGGTGCGCACCGAGGGGGATTTTGCCAACCCCAGGATTGAGCAGGTAGGCAATGAGTATGTAGCTTACGTGCAGGCTTTCTCATTCGGATACCTGCCTATGGAGATGAAGCTGAAGGCTGGTAAAAAGGTAACCTTTTACATTACCTCACCGGACGTTCACCATGGTTTCCAGGTAGAAAATACCAACATCAATGTTCAGGTGATTCCAGGTGAGATCGCCAAGGTCAGCTATACGTTTGCGAAACCTGGTGAATACCGCATCATCTGCAACGAATACTGTGGCATCGGCCACGCCAACATGATCAGCAAGCTGATCGTAGAACCATAA
- a CDS encoding cytochrome c oxidase subunit 2A — translation MYSHHLLRLPFKGELVMEEKEQRPIGALLVVGVVTVFILTFWFFHFFMHLARG, via the coding sequence ATGTACTCTCACCACCTTCTTAGACTCCCCTTCAAGGGGGAACTTGTGATGGAAGAAAAAGAACAACGACCCATAGGCGCACTCTTGGTGGTTGGGGTAGTGACGGTGTTTATCCTGACCTTCTGGTTTTTCCACTTTTTCATGCACCTTGCGAGGGGCTGA
- the tkt gene encoding transketolase has translation MTQTPPIVKASIDAIRMLALDAVEQAKSGHPGMPMGMAPAAYILWTEFLKHNPKNPQWPGRDRFVLSAGHGSMLLYALLHLTGYDLPIEELKRFRQWDSKTPGHPEYGHTPGVEVTTGPLGQGISTAVGMAIAERKLVAEFGEIAEHFTYVIASDGDLMEGVSGEASSLAGHLGLGKLIVLYDDNDISIDGRTELAFTEDRLKRYEAYGWHVVPGVEGEDLGAIRAALREAQADPRPSLISVRSIIGFGSPLAGHHKAHSDAMGPEKVAATRQALGWPYEPFVIPEEVYADYRRALEKGAQAQAEWEARLEALAQANPDKAAEFRRRIERRLPQGWETHLPSFTAGEKLATRAASGKVLEKLVPVLPELIGGSADLTPSNNTRTPDMTDFSRDNPAGRYLRYGVREHAMGAIMNGLALSRALRPYGGTFLVFSDYMRPAIRMAALMGTPTIFVFTHDSIGVGEDGPTHQPIEHVMSLRAIPNLWVIRPADANETAVAWKMALERTDGPTALILTRQALPVLDGVRPKGVERGGYILANVPEAKAAIVATGSEVSLALEAQKLLAGEGIGVRVVSLPCWEAFEAQPDTYREGILPRSLPTLALEAGTTLGWERYAHRVVGLDRFGASAPFADVYSKLGFTRERVAAEVKALLGV, from the coding sequence ATGACCCAGACCCCCCCTATTGTCAAAGCCTCGATTGATGCTATTCGGATGCTAGCTTTGGACGCCGTCGAGCAGGCCAAGTCGGGCCACCCTGGAATGCCCATGGGCATGGCCCCGGCGGCCTATATACTCTGGACGGAGTTTCTCAAGCACAACCCTAAAAACCCCCAGTGGCCGGGCCGGGATCGGTTTGTGCTGTCGGCGGGCCACGGCTCGATGCTGCTGTATGCGCTGCTGCACCTGACCGGCTACGACCTGCCCATAGAAGAGCTCAAGCGCTTTCGCCAGTGGGATTCCAAGACCCCAGGACACCCCGAGTATGGTCATACGCCGGGGGTAGAGGTGACCACGGGGCCTTTGGGCCAGGGTATCTCAACGGCGGTGGGGATGGCCATTGCTGAGCGCAAACTGGTGGCCGAGTTTGGCGAAATTGCCGAGCACTTCACCTACGTGATTGCCTCTGATGGCGACCTGATGGAAGGGGTGAGCGGCGAGGCTTCTTCACTGGCCGGGCATCTGGGCCTCGGCAAGCTGATTGTGCTCTACGACGACAACGACATCTCGATTGATGGTCGTACCGAGCTGGCTTTTACCGAGGATCGCCTGAAGCGGTATGAAGCCTACGGCTGGCATGTGGTGCCGGGGGTAGAGGGGGAAGACCTGGGAGCCATCCGCGCGGCGCTGCGTGAAGCCCAGGCCGACCCCCGTCCAAGCCTAATCTCGGTGCGCTCGATTATTGGGTTTGGTTCGCCCCTGGCGGGCCACCACAAAGCCCACTCCGATGCGATGGGGCCTGAAAAGGTCGCCGCTACCCGTCAGGCTTTGGGCTGGCCCTACGAGCCTTTTGTGATTCCCGAGGAAGTGTACGCCGACTACCGCCGTGCGCTGGAGAAGGGCGCGCAGGCCCAAGCGGAGTGGGAAGCCAGACTGGAAGCCCTGGCCCAAGCAAACCCCGATAAAGCCGCAGAGTTCCGGCGCAGAATAGAGCGGCGGCTGCCCCAGGGCTGGGAAACACACCTGCCCAGCTTTACCGCTGGTGAAAAACTGGCCACCCGCGCCGCTTCCGGCAAGGTGCTGGAAAAACTGGTGCCGGTGCTGCCGGAACTGATAGGGGGTTCTGCCGACCTGACCCCCTCCAACAACACCCGCACCCCGGACATGACCGACTTCAGCCGCGATAACCCGGCGGGTCGCTACCTGCGCTATGGGGTGCGTGAGCACGCCATGGGGGCCATCATGAACGGCCTGGCCCTGAGCCGGGCCTTGCGGCCTTATGGGGGCACCTTTCTGGTGTTCTCGGACTACATGCGTCCGGCCATTCGCATGGCGGCCCTGATGGGCACCCCCACCATTTTTGTGTTTACCCACGACTCCATTGGGGTAGGGGAGGACGGCCCCACCCACCAGCCCATCGAGCATGTGATGAGCCTGCGGGCCATTCCCAACCTGTGGGTGATCCGGCCCGCCGATGCGAACGAAACCGCTGTGGCCTGGAAGATGGCCCTCGAGCGCACCGACGGCCCCACCGCCCTGATCCTGACCCGCCAGGCCCTGCCGGTGCTGGACGGGGTGCGGCCTAAGGGGGTCGAGCGCGGGGGCTACATCCTGGCCAATGTGCCCGAGGCAAAAGCCGCGATTGTGGCCACCGGCTCGGAAGTCTCGCTGGCACTCGAGGCCCAGAAGCTTTTGGCCGGCGAGGGCATTGGGGTACGGGTGGTCTCGCTCCCGTGCTGGGAAGCCTTCGAGGCCCAGCCCGATACCTACCGCGAGGGGATTTTGCCCCGAAGCCTGCCCACGCTGGCCCTCGAGGCCGGCACTACCCTGGGCTGGGAACGCTACGCCCACCGGGTGGTGGGTTTGGATCGGTTTGGGGCCAGCGCTCCTTTTGCCGATGTGTACAGCAAACTCGGCTTCACCAGGGAACGGGTGGCCGCCGAAGTTAAGGCCTTGCTGGGGGTCTAG
- a CDS encoding quinate 5-dehydrogenase produces MPKHVVSVSIGSSKRNSRAEIYVESLGETFVLERIGTDGSWEKAIELVKELDGKVDAFGLGGADLYVYAGNRRYTFRDAQRMANAARKTPMLDGSGLKHTLERHAVRLLDKEIGWNDKKVLVPSAVDRFGLAEALDEAGAQVLYGDLIFGLGLPIPLYRLSLLQKIAYLLLPIITQLPFQWLYPTGEKQEKQVKDWRQRYFEWADVIAGDWHFMRRLMPENMQGKIILTNTTTPDDLEFMRARGVAKLITTTPRLDGRSFGTNVMEAFIVAVAGKYPLSEADYLEYIEKLNLGPEVTELQPKAQS; encoded by the coding sequence ATGCCCAAACACGTGGTGAGCGTTTCCATCGGTTCCTCCAAGCGCAACTCCAGGGCCGAAATCTATGTGGAGAGCCTGGGCGAGACCTTCGTGCTCGAGCGCATCGGCACCGATGGGAGCTGGGAGAAAGCCATTGAACTGGTCAAGGAACTGGACGGCAAGGTAGATGCCTTTGGCCTGGGGGGCGCCGACCTGTATGTGTATGCGGGCAACCGCCGCTACACCTTCCGCGACGCGCAGCGCATGGCCAATGCGGCCCGCAAAACCCCCATGCTGGATGGTTCGGGGCTGAAGCACACCCTCGAGCGCCACGCAGTGCGGCTGCTGGACAAAGAGATTGGCTGGAACGATAAAAAGGTGCTGGTTCCGAGCGCGGTAGACCGCTTTGGGCTGGCCGAAGCGCTGGATGAGGCCGGGGCTCAGGTGCTCTATGGCGACCTGATTTTTGGGCTGGGGTTGCCCATTCCCCTCTACCGCCTGTCGCTGCTGCAAAAAATTGCCTACCTGTTGCTTCCCATCATCACCCAACTGCCCTTTCAGTGGCTGTACCCAACCGGTGAAAAACAGGAGAAACAGGTGAAGGACTGGCGGCAGCGCTATTTTGAGTGGGCCGATGTGATTGCGGGCGACTGGCACTTTATGCGACGCCTCATGCCCGAGAACATGCAGGGCAAGATTATCCTGACCAACACCACCACCCCCGACGACCTCGAGTTCATGCGGGCCCGGGGCGTGGCCAAGCTCATCACCACCACCCCCCGGCTGGATGGCCGTAGTTTCGGCACCAACGTGATGGAGGCTTTTATTGTGGCCGTGGCGGGGAAGTACCCCTTGAGCGAAGCGGATTACCTCGAGTACATCGAGAAACTGAACCTGGGGCCGGAGGTCACCGAATTACAGCCGAAAGCCCAAAGCTGA